Proteins from one Sarcophilus harrisii chromosome 2, mSarHar1.11, whole genome shotgun sequence genomic window:
- the MTMR10 gene encoding myotubularin-related protein 10 isoform X2, protein MPCCGCPGPKVVAIRDEDKRNFEPKIKKLEPVLLPGEIVVNEVNFVRKCIATDTSQYDLWGKLICSNFKISFITDDPMPFQKFHYKNLLLGEHDVPLTCIEQIVTVNDNKRKQKILGPNQKLKFNPTELIIYCKDFRIVRFRFDEAGPESAKKVCLAIAHYSQPTDLQLLFAFEYVGEKYCNPAKNINGTDPGGGVTGGSSQKTPLFETFSDWDREIKRTGASEWRVCSINEGYMISTCLPEYFVVPSSLADQDLKLYSHSFIGRRMPLWCWNHSNGSALIRMALIKDVLQQKKIDQRICNAITKSHPQRSDVYKSDLDKNLPSIQEIQAAFVKLKQLCVNEAFEETDEKWLSSLENTRWLEYVRTFLKHSAELVYVLESKHLSVILREEEGRDLSCFVASLIQVMMDPYFRTITGFQSLIQKEWVMAGYQFLDRCNHLKRSEKESPLFLLFLDSIWQLLEQYPAAFEFSETYLTVLYDSTRISLFGTFLFNCPHQRVKQSTEFAISKNIQLGDEKGLKFPSVWDWSLQFTSKDRTLFNNPLYIGKSAPCVQNGSVKSFKRTKKNYSSTLRGMPPSFKNGIINDQDLLPRRNSLILKLKTDLQQTDSQSTDMEQYFRDWFSKPVDLHGVILPRLSGIHIKLWKLCYFRWVPEAQINNGGFITAFHRVSLLADEIEMLSRSLRQYKSSPTQASSSELDQSRMYFKANGLNDTSGTPEFLSSSFPFSPIGNLCRRSILGTPLSKFLSGAKIWLSTETLANED, encoded by the exons gagaaatagtTGTAAATGAAGTCAATTTTGTGAGGAAATGCATTGCAACAGACACAAGTCAGTATGATCTATGGGGAAAACTGATATGCAgtaatttcaaaatttcatttattacaGATGATCCAATGCCATTTCAG aaatttcATTATAAAAACCTTCTCCTTGGTGAACATGATGTCCCTTTAACCTGTATTGAGCAGATTGTAACAG taaaTGACAACAAACGGAAACAGAAGATTCTAGGCCCCAACCAGAAACTCAAATTTAATCCAACAGAGCTAATTATTTATTGTAAAGATTTCAGAATTGTTCGATTTCGCTTTGATGAAGCGGGTCCTGAAAGTGCCAAAAAG GTGTGCCTTGCGATAGCTCATTATTCTCAGCCAACAGATCTCCAGCTACTCTTTGCATTTGAATACGTTGGGGAAAAGTACTGCAATCCGG CTAAAAACATTAATGGAACAGACCCTGGAGGGGGAGTAACTGGTGGTAGTAGTCAAAAAACTCCTTTATTTGAAACTTTCTCTGATTGGGATAGAGAAATCAAGAGGACAGGTGCCTCAGAATGGAGAGTTTGTTCAATTAATGAGGGCTACATGATTTCTACTTg cCTTCCAGAATATTTTGTAGTCCCATCTTCTTTGGCAGATCAAGACTTAAAgctttattctcattcttttattgGAAGACGGATGCCA ctatGGTGCTGGAATCATTCTAATGGTAGTGCTCTTATAAGAATGGCCCTCATAAAAGATGTAttgcaacagaaaaaaatagatcaaag gATTTGTAACGCAATAACAAAAAGTCATCCACAGAGGAGTGATGTTTACAAATCTGATTTGGATAAGAATTTGCCCAGTATTCAAGAAATACAAGCTGCATTTGTAAAACTTAAGCAACTGTGTGTTAATG AGGCTTTTGAAGAAACAGATGAGAAATGGTTGTCCTCACTGGAAAATACTCGCTGGTTAGAGTATGTaag AACATTCCTAAAGCATTCTGCTGAACTTGTATATGTGCTGGAAAGTAAACATCTTTCAGTAATCCTTCGAG aagaggaaggaagggacctGAGTTGTTTTGTAGCTTCTCTCATTCAAGTAATGATGGATCCTTATTTTCGGACAATTACTGGATTTCAAAGTCTGATACAGAAAGAATGGGTCATGGCAGGTTATCAATTCCTCGACAGATGTAACCACTTGAAGAGATCTGAGAAAGAG TCTCCCTTATTCTTGTTATTTCTGGACTCCATCTGGCAGCTGTTAGAACAATATCCAGCAGCGTTTGAATTTTCAGAAACTTACTTAACAGTGCTGTATGACAGTACACGGATCTCATTGTTTGGCACTTTTCTTTTCAACTGCCCTCACCAACGAGTAAAACAAAGCACA GAATTTGCTATTAGCAAAAATATACAACTGGGTGATGAAAAGGGCTTAAAATTTCCTTCTGTTTGGGACTGGTCTCTTCAATTTACTTCAAAGGATCGTACTCTTTTTAACAACCCCTTGTACATTGGAAAGAGTGCACCATGTGTACAAAATGGGTCAGTGAAATCATTTAAGCGGACAAAG AAAAATTATAGCTCTACATTGAGAGGAATGCCACCTTCCTTTAAGAATGGAATCATTAATGATCAAGATTTACTTCCAAGGAGAAATTCACTTATACTAAAATTGAAGACAGATCTTCAGCAAACAGATAGCCAAAGCACTGATATGGAACAATATTTTAGAGACTGGTTTTCAAAACCTGTTGACCTGCATGGTGTAATTCTGCCTCGCCTCTCTGGAATACACATAAAACTCTGGAAACTCTGCTACTTCCGTTGGGTTCCAGAGGCCCAGATTAATAATGGTGGCTTCATTACAGCATTTCACAGAGTATCTCTATTGGCAGATGAAATAGAAATGCTCAGCAGGAGTCTCCGACAATACAAGAGCAGTCCCACACAAGCTAGCTCTTCAGAACTGGATCAGAGTAGAATGTACTTTAAAGCAAATGGTCTAAATGATACATCTGGGACTCCAGagtttctttcctcttcatttccgTTTTCGCCTATAGGGAACCTTTGCAGAAGAAGCATTTTAGGAACACCATTAAGCAAATTTTTAAGTGGTGCCAAAATATGGTTGTCTACTGAGACACTAGcaaatgaagattaa
- the MTMR10 gene encoding myotubularin-related protein 10 isoform X1, with the protein MFSKPPRPTFKSYLLPPAPPPQDEDKRNFEPKIKKLEPVLLPGEIVVNEVNFVRKCIATDTSQYDLWGKLICSNFKISFITDDPMPFQKFHYKNLLLGEHDVPLTCIEQIVTVNDNKRKQKILGPNQKLKFNPTELIIYCKDFRIVRFRFDEAGPESAKKVCLAIAHYSQPTDLQLLFAFEYVGEKYCNPAKNINGTDPGGGVTGGSSQKTPLFETFSDWDREIKRTGASEWRVCSINEGYMISTCLPEYFVVPSSLADQDLKLYSHSFIGRRMPLWCWNHSNGSALIRMALIKDVLQQKKIDQRICNAITKSHPQRSDVYKSDLDKNLPSIQEIQAAFVKLKQLCVNEAFEETDEKWLSSLENTRWLEYVRTFLKHSAELVYVLESKHLSVILREEEGRDLSCFVASLIQVMMDPYFRTITGFQSLIQKEWVMAGYQFLDRCNHLKRSEKESPLFLLFLDSIWQLLEQYPAAFEFSETYLTVLYDSTRISLFGTFLFNCPHQRVKQSTEFAISKNIQLGDEKGLKFPSVWDWSLQFTSKDRTLFNNPLYIGKSAPCVQNGSVKSFKRTKKNYSSTLRGMPPSFKNGIINDQDLLPRRNSLILKLKTDLQQTDSQSTDMEQYFRDWFSKPVDLHGVILPRLSGIHIKLWKLCYFRWVPEAQINNGGFITAFHRVSLLADEIEMLSRSLRQYKSSPTQASSSELDQSRMYFKANGLNDTSGTPEFLSSSFPFSPIGNLCRRSILGTPLSKFLSGAKIWLSTETLANED; encoded by the exons gagaaatagtTGTAAATGAAGTCAATTTTGTGAGGAAATGCATTGCAACAGACACAAGTCAGTATGATCTATGGGGAAAACTGATATGCAgtaatttcaaaatttcatttattacaGATGATCCAATGCCATTTCAG aaatttcATTATAAAAACCTTCTCCTTGGTGAACATGATGTCCCTTTAACCTGTATTGAGCAGATTGTAACAG taaaTGACAACAAACGGAAACAGAAGATTCTAGGCCCCAACCAGAAACTCAAATTTAATCCAACAGAGCTAATTATTTATTGTAAAGATTTCAGAATTGTTCGATTTCGCTTTGATGAAGCGGGTCCTGAAAGTGCCAAAAAG GTGTGCCTTGCGATAGCTCATTATTCTCAGCCAACAGATCTCCAGCTACTCTTTGCATTTGAATACGTTGGGGAAAAGTACTGCAATCCGG CTAAAAACATTAATGGAACAGACCCTGGAGGGGGAGTAACTGGTGGTAGTAGTCAAAAAACTCCTTTATTTGAAACTTTCTCTGATTGGGATAGAGAAATCAAGAGGACAGGTGCCTCAGAATGGAGAGTTTGTTCAATTAATGAGGGCTACATGATTTCTACTTg cCTTCCAGAATATTTTGTAGTCCCATCTTCTTTGGCAGATCAAGACTTAAAgctttattctcattcttttattgGAAGACGGATGCCA ctatGGTGCTGGAATCATTCTAATGGTAGTGCTCTTATAAGAATGGCCCTCATAAAAGATGTAttgcaacagaaaaaaatagatcaaag gATTTGTAACGCAATAACAAAAAGTCATCCACAGAGGAGTGATGTTTACAAATCTGATTTGGATAAGAATTTGCCCAGTATTCAAGAAATACAAGCTGCATTTGTAAAACTTAAGCAACTGTGTGTTAATG AGGCTTTTGAAGAAACAGATGAGAAATGGTTGTCCTCACTGGAAAATACTCGCTGGTTAGAGTATGTaag AACATTCCTAAAGCATTCTGCTGAACTTGTATATGTGCTGGAAAGTAAACATCTTTCAGTAATCCTTCGAG aagaggaaggaagggacctGAGTTGTTTTGTAGCTTCTCTCATTCAAGTAATGATGGATCCTTATTTTCGGACAATTACTGGATTTCAAAGTCTGATACAGAAAGAATGGGTCATGGCAGGTTATCAATTCCTCGACAGATGTAACCACTTGAAGAGATCTGAGAAAGAG TCTCCCTTATTCTTGTTATTTCTGGACTCCATCTGGCAGCTGTTAGAACAATATCCAGCAGCGTTTGAATTTTCAGAAACTTACTTAACAGTGCTGTATGACAGTACACGGATCTCATTGTTTGGCACTTTTCTTTTCAACTGCCCTCACCAACGAGTAAAACAAAGCACA GAATTTGCTATTAGCAAAAATATACAACTGGGTGATGAAAAGGGCTTAAAATTTCCTTCTGTTTGGGACTGGTCTCTTCAATTTACTTCAAAGGATCGTACTCTTTTTAACAACCCCTTGTACATTGGAAAGAGTGCACCATGTGTACAAAATGGGTCAGTGAAATCATTTAAGCGGACAAAG AAAAATTATAGCTCTACATTGAGAGGAATGCCACCTTCCTTTAAGAATGGAATCATTAATGATCAAGATTTACTTCCAAGGAGAAATTCACTTATACTAAAATTGAAGACAGATCTTCAGCAAACAGATAGCCAAAGCACTGATATGGAACAATATTTTAGAGACTGGTTTTCAAAACCTGTTGACCTGCATGGTGTAATTCTGCCTCGCCTCTCTGGAATACACATAAAACTCTGGAAACTCTGCTACTTCCGTTGGGTTCCAGAGGCCCAGATTAATAATGGTGGCTTCATTACAGCATTTCACAGAGTATCTCTATTGGCAGATGAAATAGAAATGCTCAGCAGGAGTCTCCGACAATACAAGAGCAGTCCCACACAAGCTAGCTCTTCAGAACTGGATCAGAGTAGAATGTACTTTAAAGCAAATGGTCTAAATGATACATCTGGGACTCCAGagtttctttcctcttcatttccgTTTTCGCCTATAGGGAACCTTTGCAGAAGAAGCATTTTAGGAACACCATTAAGCAAATTTTTAAGTGGTGCCAAAATATGGTTGTCTACTGAGACACTAGcaaatgaagattaa